One window from the genome of Moorena sp. SIOASIH encodes:
- a CDS encoding P pilus assembly protein, chaperone PapD, with protein MIKLNQHLISYLGSCALSALVLFPGLAKAQVQVSPLVIEEEAERGQARGIINVTNRSNKAFRARVYATPFTYDENGFEALESSSNDLTPYLQFSPRELVVEPGVTRRIRMISRFPPSMEKGEYRAVIFTENLEHSQNNRGGVSMGIVPRIGVTVYVRHGDISPKLTVEEASFDDKSKQILLQVSNSGNASARPKLEWTLKQGSTTVTTGKQNPWTVIAGGERKISLRYPSDAKQLTAGQYQLTGTFLWGEEENSQTLPFSINLNVPSSTTAQSN; from the coding sequence ATGATTAAACTCAATCAACATTTAATATCCTATTTAGGTAGCTGCGCCTTATCTGCACTGGTGCTATTTCCCGGATTAGCTAAAGCTCAGGTTCAAGTTTCTCCCTTAGTTATTGAAGAAGAAGCAGAACGAGGTCAAGCCAGAGGTATCATCAACGTCACTAATCGCAGTAATAAGGCGTTTCGAGCCCGTGTCTATGCGACACCTTTCACCTACGATGAAAATGGGTTTGAGGCATTGGAATCTAGCTCTAATGACTTAACCCCTTATCTACAATTCTCCCCTCGTGAATTGGTGGTAGAACCAGGAGTAACTCGCCGCATCCGAATGATTTCCCGCTTTCCTCCTAGTATGGAGAAAGGGGAATATCGGGCAGTGATTTTTACAGAAAATCTGGAACATTCCCAAAATAACCGTGGTGGCGTCAGTATGGGCATTGTACCTCGCATTGGTGTGACTGTCTATGTACGTCATGGAGATATTTCTCCCAAGTTGACCGTAGAGGAAGCGAGCTTTGATGATAAGAGTAAGCAGATTCTCTTACAGGTTAGCAACAGTGGCAATGCCTCTGCACGTCCCAAGTTGGAGTGGACTCTGAAGCAGGGAAGCACTACGGTAACCACGGGCAAACAAAACCCATGGACAGTTATTGCTGGGGGAGAACGGAAGATTTCTCTAAGATATCCTAGTGATGCCAAGCAATTGACAGCTGGACAATACCAATTGACTGGAACCTTCCTTTGGGGCGAAGAAGAGAATTCACAAACCCTGCCTTTTAGTATTAATTTGAATGTTCCTAGCAGCACTACTGCTCAGAGTAATTAA
- a CDS encoding DNA polymerase III subunit gamma/tau codes for MSYEPLHHKYRPQRFADLVGQDAIAKTLTNAIESERIAPAYLFTGPRGTGKTSSARILAKSLNCLKSPLPTPFPCGECHVCREIAGGLSLDVTEMDAASHTGVDNIREIIERAQFAPVQCRYKVYVIDECHMLSTAAFNSLLKTLEEPPERVVFILATTDPQRVLPTIISRCQRFDFRRIPLEAMVSHLKAIAVNENIAITPDALTLVAQVAQGGLRDAESLLDQLSLLDEQVTVEQVWDLVGAVPEQDLLALLNAIASSEAVAVLEQCGYLIDRGREPLVILQNLASFYRDLLIAKTAPARHNLSAITLPTWQKLCELAKQLDVESILRGQQHLKDSEIQIKNTTQPRLWLEVTLMGLLPAALASQSVETSQLFPKNPSVKPSAPAVKPRHQPNLAPVGRDQLRKERYNQPTSSPDQTTPKPEHPSKPAQKPKTQETEEPKPSERLGSQPHPDTSTNGIPKTPDLATTSTPNQEVDHSARVNRDSDLSNQPYEIEQVWQQVIHNIELDGSREILRSNGCLLAFNGREASIGIKKKGVQQLIKGMLPQIQKAFAKVHPGHVKVNFQLVGANPSQTAPQSRVTLPALPTPKLPPPITTPEAPQESSSSKGDSKGDSTEAKLVVPPSTSDSSKPAVNPSPQPSQPQNLAPPSNSETSEAVDTVLSKGAYDFSDLDWDAAQIEQALGKIKDCFGGEIIDLNDDMSNNEVMPKEPLVESFVNDTQGTFDQEQPQSSVAENQPDPRPFSIKIQNRPQELEYDENGELPF; via the coding sequence GTGAGCTACGAACCCCTACATCACAAATATCGTCCCCAGAGATTTGCGGATTTAGTGGGGCAAGATGCGATCGCAAAAACCCTAACCAATGCCATCGAGAGTGAGCGCATTGCCCCTGCTTATTTGTTTACTGGCCCTAGAGGTACGGGAAAAACCTCTTCAGCACGGATTTTAGCTAAGTCTCTCAACTGTCTCAAGAGTCCTTTGCCAACTCCATTTCCTTGTGGGGAATGTCACGTCTGCCGTGAGATCGCTGGTGGTTTATCCTTGGATGTGACTGAGATGGACGCAGCTAGTCATACCGGTGTAGATAATATCAGGGAAATCATTGAACGGGCTCAATTTGCCCCAGTCCAGTGCCGCTACAAAGTGTATGTTATCGATGAATGCCATATGCTTAGTACCGCAGCCTTCAACTCCCTTCTCAAAACCCTGGAAGAACCGCCCGAGCGGGTAGTCTTCATCTTGGCTACCACAGACCCTCAACGGGTATTACCCACCATTATTTCCCGCTGCCAACGTTTTGATTTTCGCCGCATTCCCCTAGAGGCAATGGTGTCTCATCTGAAGGCTATTGCAGTTAACGAAAATATCGCTATTACACCAGATGCCTTAACCCTAGTGGCACAAGTGGCTCAAGGGGGGCTCCGGGATGCAGAAAGTTTGCTAGATCAACTGAGTTTGTTAGATGAACAGGTCACGGTAGAGCAGGTTTGGGATTTAGTAGGCGCAGTACCTGAACAAGACTTACTGGCATTGCTAAACGCGATCGCATCTTCTGAAGCAGTAGCAGTACTAGAACAATGTGGCTATCTGATCGATAGAGGTCGAGAGCCCCTAGTTATCCTACAAAATCTGGCTAGCTTCTACCGAGATTTGTTGATTGCTAAAACTGCTCCTGCTCGTCATAATTTATCAGCCATCACCCTCCCAACCTGGCAGAAGCTGTGTGAGTTAGCTAAACAGCTGGATGTGGAGAGTATTTTACGTGGTCAACAGCATCTAAAAGACAGTGAAATTCAGATCAAAAACACTACCCAGCCCCGTCTCTGGTTAGAAGTAACCCTAATGGGTTTATTGCCAGCGGCTCTTGCCTCTCAATCCGTAGAAACCTCACAGTTATTCCCTAAAAATCCATCAGTCAAACCCTCAGCACCTGCGGTTAAACCTAGGCACCAGCCTAACCTAGCACCAGTTGGGAGAGATCAGCTCAGAAAAGAGCGATACAATCAACCAACCTCTTCCCCAGATCAGACTACTCCTAAACCAGAGCATCCAAGTAAACCAGCTCAGAAGCCGAAGACTCAGGAAACTGAGGAGCCTAAGCCTTCAGAAAGGTTAGGGTCTCAACCACACCCGGACACCTCTACCAATGGCATACCCAAAACCCCTGATTTAGCTACAACCTCAACACCGAATCAGGAGGTTGACCATAGCGCTAGGGTTAATCGAGACAGCGACCTTAGCAACCAGCCATATGAAATCGAGCAGGTTTGGCAACAGGTCATTCATAATATCGAACTGGATGGCTCTAGAGAAATACTGCGTAGCAACGGCTGTTTATTAGCTTTCAATGGCCGAGAGGCATCTATTGGCATCAAAAAGAAGGGTGTACAACAGCTTATAAAAGGAATGTTGCCCCAAATTCAAAAGGCATTTGCCAAAGTCCATCCAGGTCATGTGAAAGTTAATTTCCAACTAGTAGGAGCAAACCCGTCCCAGACCGCTCCTCAATCAAGAGTGACCCTACCAGCACTACCAACTCCGAAATTACCTCCACCAATCACTACCCCAGAAGCACCACAGGAATCTTCAAGCAGCAAGGGGGATTCAAAGGGGGATTCAACGGAGGCCAAACTAGTTGTGCCACCTAGCACCAGTGACTCTTCAAAGCCAGCGGTAAACCCCTCCCCCCAACCATCCCAGCCACAAAACCTTGCCCCTCCTAGCAATTCTGAAACATCTGAAGCAGTGGACACTGTATTATCCAAGGGAGCTTATGATTTCTCTGACTTAGACTGGGATGCTGCTCAAATAGAGCAAGCTTTAGGGAAAATTAAAGATTGTTTTGGTGGAGAAATTATTGATTTAAACGATGATATGAGTAATAATGAAGTGATGCCCAAGGAGCCATTAGTAGAATCGTTTGTCAATGATACTCAGGGTACCTTTGACCAAGAGCAACCCCAATCATCAGTAGCCGAAAATCAACCTGATCCAAGACCGTTTTCTATAAAGATTCAGAATAGGCCGCAAGAGTTAGAATATGATGAAAATGGTGAACTCCCTTTTTAG
- a CDS encoding HNH endonuclease — MDKHHIIPRSQGGSNWDKNLELLHLHCHDGKKTRF; from the coding sequence TTGGATAAACATCATATCATACCGCGCTCACAAGGTGGAAGTAATTGGGATAAAAATCTAGAATTACTTCATCTACACTGCCACGATGGAAAAAAAACACGGTTCTAA
- a CDS encoding GNAT family N-acetyltransferase: MASVPKMTSPVSENPKNLIRPFQYHHLAAIEKLLQQATDGQSKICPSVDQQPLKQVRRWYWLLKFLSWFPNPYQYSFCIYVAEELQKLRGLIKISPFNHTRSTWRVEQVLVDANTPLVSNTLATRDIGSALLRYCFEKIWQARTWLLEVNINHKSSLALYRQNGFQPLAQMTYWAIEPKLLEKLAVREPDLPNLLPVSNADAQLLYQLDTASMPPIVRKVFDRHIQDFQTSMSRKIIDSLWQWLNHTEVISAYVFEPQRKVAVGYFRLRLCRDGNRTNSAELTVHPAYNHLYPELLSQIARIAQKLPSQSLNLATADYQAEQEEYLAQLGAERIEHTLLMSRSVWHKLRETKSVTFELSDVLQGLQPARTPIPSRISWSQSPSKKHRAKVKKISIGVSQSSSVVSQEERVSVKSSPQK; encoded by the coding sequence ATGGCATCCGTACCCAAAATGACTTCACCTGTCTCGGAAAACCCGAAGAACTTGATCCGCCCATTTCAATACCATCATTTGGCAGCAATTGAGAAGCTACTGCAACAGGCAACTGATGGGCAGAGTAAGATCTGCCCATCAGTTGACCAACAGCCACTTAAGCAAGTTAGACGCTGGTACTGGTTGCTGAAGTTTTTAAGTTGGTTTCCCAACCCCTATCAGTACAGCTTTTGTATCTATGTGGCTGAGGAACTCCAAAAGCTGCGCGGACTGATCAAAATTTCCCCATTTAATCACACCCGTAGTACTTGGCGGGTGGAGCAGGTGTTAGTTGATGCCAACACTCCTCTAGTAAGTAACACCCTGGCAACTCGAGACATTGGCTCGGCTCTGTTGCGCTATTGCTTTGAAAAAATTTGGCAAGCGCGAACTTGGTTATTGGAAGTCAATATCAATCATAAAAGTTCACTGGCTCTTTATCGGCAAAACGGATTCCAGCCCCTAGCTCAGATGACCTATTGGGCGATTGAGCCAAAACTGCTGGAAAAATTGGCGGTTCGTGAACCAGATTTGCCGAACCTGTTGCCTGTCAGTAACGCAGATGCTCAGTTGCTCTATCAGCTGGATACGGCATCAATGCCACCAATAGTGCGTAAGGTTTTTGACCGCCATATTCAGGATTTTCAAACCAGTATGTCACGGAAAATCATTGATTCACTGTGGCAGTGGCTAAATCATACTGAAGTAATCAGTGCCTATGTATTTGAACCACAGCGTAAAGTCGCCGTTGGCTATTTTCGGCTGCGACTGTGCCGTGATGGTAACCGAACCAACTCAGCTGAGTTAACAGTTCATCCAGCCTACAATCACCTATATCCAGAGTTACTGTCTCAAATAGCACGGATTGCCCAAAAACTGCCTTCCCAATCCCTAAATCTGGCAACGGCTGACTATCAAGCCGAGCAGGAAGAGTATCTAGCTCAGCTGGGAGCAGAACGGATTGAGCATACTCTGCTGATGTCCCGTTCCGTCTGGCATAAGTTGCGCGAAACCAAGTCTGTTACTTTTGAGTTATCGGATGTGCTTCAGGGGCTACAGCCAGCCCGAACCCCAATCCCCAGCCGCATATCCTGGTCACAATCCCCATCGAAGAAACACCGTGCTAAGGTTAAAAAGATCTCCATTGGGGTTTCCCAGTCCTCCAGTGTAGTCTCTCAAGAGGAGAGGGTGTCAGTTAAATCTTCACCGCAGAAGTAG
- a CDS encoding tetratricopeptide repeat protein, giving the protein MIVTDIASNQEISSWNRQTYQRLKLALSIGLRRQLFLAVCDDLNLRNHLADQLYRELGLCAANGSGNGLGYPKLVSLNLNLSEPNPLAQINQWLTDHQESYTSESIPGFQILGIENLTRQPAALQRLFLRHLQAIGHNLSYWELTFLLWLPRPWFYSIQQSVPEFWQQHTGFFEFEGEPTPLCQRVTDTPQTSYTLPPSTTVIDSGQEDVETLPGQEEVLTVESFNVEASDDNFQPNNVPPATETETSQDNFQLNNLSLATETETPQDNCEPNHLPPGTQKPSTGQTYLELGNHYRYLIEQGDASEENLVIAIQAYEQALQWSKFKPIEESAILNDVGNFYWMLSRCPNNDNLMVSYLEQAIKCYQIALTDFLAEQSPEIFSMIQNNLGTAYGELAHYQDLAKNLEHSIRAYEEALRYGGADHDLVKYASTQNNLGTAYWNLAQHQSPVPNLKKAIAAYQEAICDHDNTANPQNWAMIQNNLGTAYWSLAQHEQPIVWLKLAIFAYKDALKYRKPEVDPAGCAATQNNLGTAYWHLADQLKEEYGAKAEYFKQCIRAYENALAIAGHQPHPSDQVPNQNRSPVPVNFDIIATYNNLGLVNFQLATQPQFSLTKGSKLTHLEAALHQHVQACMGTVDQPETYQISLNYLIHTIRAFSRENGPAGQSLALSKVPGQLLPEILPRL; this is encoded by the coding sequence ATGATAGTAACGGACATTGCCTCAAATCAAGAAATTTCCAGTTGGAATCGGCAAACCTATCAACGTTTGAAACTCGCTTTGAGTATTGGTCTGCGCCGCCAGCTTTTTTTGGCAGTGTGTGATGACCTGAATCTGCGCAACCACCTAGCAGATCAATTATACCGGGAGTTAGGCTTATGTGCAGCAAACGGGTCAGGGAACGGCCTAGGATACCCAAAGTTGGTCAGCTTGAATTTAAATCTGAGCGAGCCTAATCCCCTAGCTCAGATTAATCAATGGTTAACCGACCATCAGGAATCTTACACTTCTGAAAGTATACCGGGATTTCAGATTCTGGGTATAGAAAACTTAACACGGCAACCCGCAGCACTGCAACGATTGTTTCTTAGGCATTTACAGGCAATTGGGCATAATCTCAGCTACTGGGAACTGACTTTCTTGCTCTGGTTGCCACGACCTTGGTTTTATTCCATTCAGCAGTCCGTACCAGAATTTTGGCAACAGCACACTGGTTTCTTTGAGTTTGAAGGAGAACCAACACCCCTATGCCAACGGGTGACTGATACACCACAGACTTCCTACACATTACCCCCTTCAACAACAGTAATCGATTCTGGTCAGGAAGATGTGGAGACACTACCAGGGCAAGAGGAGGTGTTGACAGTTGAAAGTTTTAATGTTGAAGCTTCAGACGATAACTTTCAACCAAACAACGTGCCACCAGCAACTGAAACTGAAACATCACAAGATAACTTTCAACTAAACAACCTGTCACTGGCAACTGAAACTGAAACACCACAAGATAACTGCGAACCAAACCATCTGCCACCTGGAACTCAAAAACCATCTACAGGCCAAACCTATCTTGAATTGGGCAATCATTATCGCTACCTGATTGAACAGGGAGATGCCTCTGAGGAAAACTTAGTGATCGCAATCCAGGCTTATGAGCAGGCGCTGCAATGGTCAAAATTCAAACCTATAGAAGAATCCGCTATCCTCAATGATGTGGGAAATTTCTACTGGATGCTATCTCGTTGTCCGAACAATGACAACTTGATGGTCTCTTATTTAGAGCAAGCGATTAAATGCTATCAAATAGCACTAACTGACTTTTTAGCGGAACAATCTCCCGAAATTTTTAGCATGATACAGAATAATTTGGGAACAGCTTATGGAGAGTTAGCCCACTACCAAGATTTAGCTAAAAATCTGGAACATTCTATTCGTGCCTATGAAGAAGCTTTGCGCTATGGCGGTGCTGATCATGACTTGGTTAAATATGCTTCAACCCAGAATAACTTAGGGACGGCTTACTGGAATCTAGCGCAACATCAATCACCAGTGCCTAATTTAAAGAAAGCGATCGCAGCCTACCAAGAAGCCATCTGTGATCATGACAACACAGCCAATCCTCAGAATTGGGCAATGATTCAAAATAACTTGGGTACGGCTTACTGGAGTCTTGCCCAGCACGAACAACCAATAGTCTGGTTGAAGCTAGCGATATTTGCTTATAAAGATGCTCTCAAATACCGGAAACCAGAGGTTGACCCAGCTGGCTGTGCTGCAACCCAGAATAACCTAGGTACCGCCTACTGGCACTTAGCCGACCAGTTAAAGGAGGAATATGGGGCAAAAGCAGAATACTTTAAGCAATGTATCAGGGCTTATGAAAATGCTCTTGCGATCGCAGGACATCAACCACACCCCTCTGACCAAGTCCCTAACCAGAACAGATCACCTGTACCAGTTAACTTTGATATTATAGCTACCTACAACAACTTGGGGCTAGTGAATTTCCAGCTAGCCACACAGCCACAATTTTCCTTAACCAAAGGGTCTAAGTTAACTCATTTAGAAGCTGCCCTACACCAACATGTGCAAGCTTGTATGGGTACAGTTGATCAACCCGAAACCTACCAAATTTCTCTGAACTACCTGATCCACACCATTCGGGCATTCTCTCGGGAAAATGGTCCTGCGGGACAAAGCCTTGCCCTTTCCAAAGTTCCCGGTCAGCTATTACCAGAAATTTTGCCTCGCCTATAG